The proteins below come from a single Malus domestica chromosome 03, GDT2T_hap1 genomic window:
- the LOC103423945 gene encoding protein RETICULATA-RELATED 1, chloroplastic-like yields MSVCSPPSHAHLPNAVVSSSASEGRVPLQCLQNPKSHSELTNSLKLVASHHLPSRNRRFHLNCAGSETTSVAGKNGDFTEAKAMVFDPKIDGSGGGNDGGDGGDSFGGGGRGEGDGGGKEDGGEEEEFGPLLKFDEVMKESEARGVKLPLDMVEAAKTTGLREVFLLRYLDLQGSVWPLGFLMKYCSMLRNRMMADPSFLFKVGTEIVIDSCCATFAEVQKRGKDFWAEFELYAADLLVGIVVDIALVGMLAPYARIGKPSVSQGLLGSVQKACAALPSSVFEAERPGCKFTVKQRTATYFYKGVLYGSVGFVCGLIGQGIANMIMNAKRSVKKSEGDIPVPPLVKSAALWGVFLAVSSNTRYQIVNGLEGLVEASPLAKRIPPVAMAFTIGVRFANNIYGGMQFVDWAKLSGVQ; encoded by the exons ATGTCAGTTTGTTCGCCACCATCGCATGCCCACCTCCCAAACGCCGTCGTTTCCAGCTCCGCCTCCGAAGGCAGAGTTCCTCTGCAAtgtctccaaaaccctaaatcccaTTCCGAACTCACAAACTCGTTAAAGCTGGTGGCTTCGCACCATTTGCCGTCTCGCAACCGCCGTTTCCATCTCAATTGCGCGGGATCAGAGACTACCTCCGTCGCGGGAAAAAATGGTGATTTCACGGAGGCGAAAGCGATGGTTTTTGACCCGAAAATCGACGGTTCGGGCGGAGGAAATGACGGTGGTGATGGCGGCGATTCATTTGGTGGCGGAGGAAGAGGAGAAGGAGACGGCGGGGGTAAAGAGGATGGTGGAGAGGAAGAGGAGTTTGGGCCATTGCTGAAGTTTGATGAGGTGATGAAGGAGAGCGAAGCTCGGGGTGTGAAGCTCCCTCTAGACATGGTTGAGGCTGCAAAGACTACCGGGCTCCGGGAAGTGTTTCTTCTCCGCTACTTGGATTTGCag GGGTCAGTTTGGCCATTGGGTTTTTTGATGAAGTACTGCTCAATGCTACGTAATCGGATGATGGCTGATCCTTCCTTTCTTTTCAAAGTTGGGACAGAG ATAGTCATAGATTCTTGTTGTGCAACATTTGCAGAAGTTCAGAAAAGAGGAAAGGATTTCTGGGCTGAGTTTGAGTTGTATGCTGCTGATCTTTTGGTTGGAATAGTGGTTGACATTGCTTTGGTTGGCATGTTGGCACCCTATGCTCGGATTGGAAAGCCGTCAGTATCACAGGGTTTATTAGGAAGCGTGCAGAAGGCTTGTGCCGCTCTTCCTAGCAG CGTCTTTGAAGCCGAAAGGCCAGGATGTAAATTCACAGTTAAGCAGAGAACCGCCACATACTTCTACAAG GGTGTGTTGTACGGATCAGTTGGGTTTGTATGTGGTCTTATTGGACAAGGAATTGCAAATATGATCATGAATGCCAAAAG GAGCGTAAAAAAGTCAGAAGGGGACATACCCGTGCCTCCTCTTGTGAAAAGTGCTGCTCTTTGGG GTGTGTTCCTTGCTGTCTCGTCCAACACTCGATATCAGATTGTAAATGGTCTGGAAGGGCTGGTTGAAGCATCACCTTTGGCAAAGCGCATTCCGCCTGTTGCAATGGCATTCACTATAGGTGTACGATTCGCCAACAATATATACGGTGGTATGCAATTTGTAGACTGGGCTAAATTGAGTGGAGTGCAATAG